The sequence below is a genomic window from Chloroflexia bacterium SDU3-3.
ATGACCATCTACTTCTACAGCGTCCGTGAGGAATACGGCTGCTTCTCCAACTTCTCGGCCCACGCCATCACCCTCAAGGGCAAGCGCTGGCCCACCACCGAGCACTACTTTCAGGCCCAGAAGTTCCCCGGCACCCCCCACGAGGAGGAGATCCGCCGCACCAAGGCACCCAAGGACGCCGCGAACATGGGCCGCGATCGCAGCCGCCCGCTGCGCCGCGACTGGGAGTCGGTGAAGGACGACATTATGCGCGCGGCGGTGCGGCAGAAGTTCACCGAGCACGAGGACATCCGCGCGGTGCTGCTGGCCACCGGCGATGAGGAACTGGTGGAGCAGACCTCCGGCGACTACTACTGGGGCTGCGGCACCGACGGCACTGGCAAAA
It includes:
- a CDS encoding NADAR family protein; this encodes MTIYFYSVREEYGCFSNFSAHAITLKGKRWPTTEHYFQAQKFPGTPHEEEIRRTKAPKDAANMGRDRSRPLRRDWESVKDDIMRAAVRQKFTEHEDIRAVLLATGDEELVEQTSGDYYWGCGTDGTGKNMLGKILMEVRAELREQ